In a genomic window of Salmo trutta chromosome 32, fSalTru1.1, whole genome shotgun sequence:
- the LOC115171790 gene encoding uncharacterized protein LOC115171790 isoform X1: MGLLQKVKTEFLLCERGKEDAVEFLSQIKEIVSKHRNNKIPLAKPKSYELRIGGLEDTVHAGDGEQLEVWKDCYLPERMEMVVIGALDDFRCSAAGWQLVLLVCEDGNVYAYEFEVLHLVARSLEDLFETGAEFPGLEKFRFGECFEELSEEEMKKEMQCDEIKKIDDEHIHFRRRLEIEMLEDLKAISQSEVIMIQTEGMRDITKHDKSVYIEIRESLRLK, encoded by the exons GTTGTTACAGAAGGTGAAGACTGAGTTTCTTCTCTGTGAGAGGGGAAAAGAAG ATGCTGTAGAATTCCTCAGCCAAATCAAAGAGATTGTGTCGAAACATCGCAACAACAAGATACCTCTTGCAAAGCCGAAAAGTTACGAGTTGAGAATCGGGGGTCTGGAGGACACTGTCCATGCTGGAGATGGTGAACAGTTAGAAGTTTGGAAAGACTGCTACCTTCCAGAGAGAATGGAGATGGTGGTAATTGGTGCCCTGGATGACTTCCGATGTTCAGCAGCAGGATGGCAGCTGGTTCTCCTAGTATGTGAAGATGGCAATGTCTACGCCTACGAGTTTGAAGTTCTGCACCTGGTTGCCAGAAGCTTGGAGGATCTCTTTGAAACTGGAGCTGAGTTTCCAGGACTGGAGAAATTCAGATTTGGAGAATGCTTTGAGGAATTG TCTGAGGAAGAGATGAAGAAAGAGATGCAATGCGATGAAATAAAGAAAATCGATGACGAGCATATTCACTTCAGAAGAAGATTGGAGATTGAGATGCTGGAGGATCTCAAAGCAATCAGTCAATCTGAGGTAATAATGATTCAGACTGAGGGCATGAGAGACATAACAAAACATGACAAAAGTGTGTATATTGAAATCAGGGAAAGCTTAAGACTAAAATAA
- the LOC115171790 gene encoding uncharacterized protein LOC115171790 isoform X2 has protein sequence MKISHYIDAVEFLSQIKEIVSKHRNNKIPLAKPKSYELRIGGLEDTVHAGDGEQLEVWKDCYLPERMEMVVIGALDDFRCSAAGWQLVLLVCEDGNVYAYEFEVLHLVARSLEDLFETGAEFPGLEKFRFGECFEELSEEEMKKEMQCDEIKKIDDEHIHFRRRLEIEMLEDLKAISQSEVIMIQTEGMRDITKHDKSVYIEIRESLRLK, from the exons ATGAAGATATCTCATTACATAG ATGCTGTAGAATTCCTCAGCCAAATCAAAGAGATTGTGTCGAAACATCGCAACAACAAGATACCTCTTGCAAAGCCGAAAAGTTACGAGTTGAGAATCGGGGGTCTGGAGGACACTGTCCATGCTGGAGATGGTGAACAGTTAGAAGTTTGGAAAGACTGCTACCTTCCAGAGAGAATGGAGATGGTGGTAATTGGTGCCCTGGATGACTTCCGATGTTCAGCAGCAGGATGGCAGCTGGTTCTCCTAGTATGTGAAGATGGCAATGTCTACGCCTACGAGTTTGAAGTTCTGCACCTGGTTGCCAGAAGCTTGGAGGATCTCTTTGAAACTGGAGCTGAGTTTCCAGGACTGGAGAAATTCAGATTTGGAGAATGCTTTGAGGAATTG TCTGAGGAAGAGATGAAGAAAGAGATGCAATGCGATGAAATAAAGAAAATCGATGACGAGCATATTCACTTCAGAAGAAGATTGGAGATTGAGATGCTGGAGGATCTCAAAGCAATCAGTCAATCTGAGGTAATAATGATTCAGACTGAGGGCATGAGAGACATAACAAAACATGACAAAAGTGTGTATATTGAAATCAGGGAAAGCTTAAGACTAAAATAA